A genomic region of Zea mays cultivar B73 chromosome 6, Zm-B73-REFERENCE-NAM-5.0, whole genome shotgun sequence contains the following coding sequences:
- the LOC124174297 gene encoding uncharacterized LOC124174297: MRLSSSLQDLPTFTRIDALERGSSVGSDLSSGRPKPVRMLQRDGAVASFSKERTPPSSPTNRKKCMRAAGCAIALILLVFFAYGSWRYFHVFLSEGRSEYYVVLDCGSTGTRVYVYEWHINHNDANAFPIVLKPLGNAPKKKSGKLTRLYQRMETEPGLSKLVHNESGLKKAIEPLLQMAEKLIPRHAHKHTPLFLYATAGVRKLPSADSEWLLDKSWDILNNSSFLCSRDRVKIISGMDEAYYGWIALNHNMDMLGTSSSKMTYGSLDLGGSSLQVTFENDKSVQDETSIRLSIGSVEHHLSAYSLTGYGLNDAFDKSVAHLVKRLGGVASNGKVQVKHPCLQTGFKEDYICSYCHPLKQDGSPSVGEKNSGKEKQGIAVELVGAPQWNECSALAKVTVNLSEWSSASPGLDCNIHPCALASNFPRPYGQFFAISGFYVVFKFFNLTADATLGDVQKRGQEFCEKPWKVAKSSVPPQPFVEQYCFRAPYISSLLREGLQIKDSQVIIGSGSITWTHGVALLEAGQALSSRLDIQGYRILHREINPNILIVLFLISIVLVICAILCVSNSIPRSFRKSYLPIHRHNSGGSSVLGMGLPFKHLLWNPISSGDGRTKTPLSPTVAGSDPHPFAGLGGSSVELMESSRQSLGAYHSYSVGSLGQMQFSSGVRNPSRGQTTLQSRRSQSREDLSSSLADIHFPKV, from the exons ATGcgtctttcttcttctcttcAAGATTTGCCGACCTTCACCAGAATTGATGCTTTGGAAAGGGGTTCTAGCGTAGGCAGTGATCTGAGCTCAGGGCGCCCAAAACCTGTCCGCATGCTTCAAAGAGATGGTGCCGTCGCAAGCTTTTCAAAAGAAAGAACACCCCCCTCATCGCCGACAAATAGAAAGAAATGCATGAGAGCAGCCGGGTGTGCTATTGCATTGATCTTACTGGTGTTCTTTGCGTATGGTTCATGGAGATATTTTCATGTGTTCCTCTCTGAAGGAAGATCTGAATACTATGTTGTTCTTGATTGTGGCAGCACTGGTACGAGAGTTTATGTCTATGAATGGCATATTAATCATAATGACGCAAATGCATTTCCTATTGTTTTGAAACCTTTAGGGAATGCTCCCAAGAAGAAATCTGGTAAATTAACCCGACTATATCAGCGAATGGAGACAGAACCTGGATTGAGCAAGCTCGTTCACAATGAATCTGGATTGAAGAAGGCAATAGAGCCCCTTCTTCAGATGGCTGAGAAATTGATCCCTAGACATGCACACAAGCACACTCCACTTTTTCTATATGCTACTGCTGGTGTTCGCAAGCTACCTAGTGCAGATTCAGAGTGGCTCCTGGATAAGTCCTGGGATATCCTGAACAATTCATCATTTTTATGTAGTAGAGATAGAGTTAAGATCATTAGTGGCATGGATGAAGCTTATTATGGATGGATAGCTCTTAACCACAACATGGATATGCTTGGCACCTCATCATCTAAAATGACATATGGTTCACTTGATTTAGGGGGATCATCATTACAGGTTACATTTGAGAATGATAAATCAGTGCAGGATGAGACAAGCATTCGTCTGAGTATTGGTTCAGTTGAACATCACCTCAGTGCTTATTCTCTTACTGGTTATGGGTTAAAtgatgcatttgataaatctgtaGCACATCTAGTGAAAAGACTGGGAGGAGTTGCTAGCAATGGCAAGGTTCAAGTCAAACATCCCTGTCTACAGACTGGATTCAAGGAAGATTATATTTGTTCTTACTGCCATCCATTGAAACAAGATGGAAGTCCCAGTGTCGGCGAGAAGAACAGTGGCAAAGAGAAGCAGGGAATAGCTGTTGAACTGGTCGGAGCACCTCAGTGGAATGAATGTAGTGCTCTTGCAAAAGTAACAGTCAATCTTTCTGAGTGGTCCAGTGCAAGTCCAGGGCTTGATTGTAACATCCATCCTTGTGCTCTTGCCTCTAACTTTCCCCGACCATATGGGCAGTTTTTCGCTATCTCTGGCTTCTATGTGGTTTTTAAATTTTTTAATTTGACTGCTGATGCGACTCTAGGTGATGTTCAAAAAAGAGGTCAGGAATTTTGTGAAAAACCATGGAAAGTTGCAAAGAGTAGTGTTCCTCCACAGCCTTTTGTAGAACAATATTGCTTCAGAGCTCCTTATATTTCATCACTACTGAGAGAGGGATTGCAGATTAAAGATAGTCAGGTGATAATTGGCTCTGGCAGTATTACTTGGACTCATGGAGTTGCTTTGCTGGAGGCTGGTCAAGCATTGTCTTCACGACTAGATATTCAAGGATACCGAATACTGCACAGGGAGATAAATCCAAATATTCTCATAGTACTGTTTCTGATTTCAATTGTGTTGGTCATATGTGCCATACTATGCGTCAGCAATTCGATACCAAGATCATTCCGCAAGTCTTATCTGCCAATTCATAGGCATAATTCTGGAGGCAGTTCTGTTCTTGGTATGGGATTGCCTTTCAAACATTTATTATGGAATCCCATTAGTTCAG GTGATGGTAGAACAAAGACACCACTGAGCCCTACTGTTGCTGGGTCAGATCCTCATCCATTTGCAGGACTAGGAGGCAGCAGTGTCGAGCTTATGGAGTCCTCGAGGCAATCCTTGGGTGCCTATCACAGCTATTCTGTTGGGAGCTTAGGTCAGATGCAGTTTTCTAGCGGGGTGAGGAACCCTAGCCGAGGTCAGACTACACTTCAAAGTCGGAGGTCGCAATCAAGAGAGGATCTCAGTTCTTCACTTGCTGATATTCATTTTCCAAAAGTGTAG